From Salvia splendens isolate huo1 chromosome 16, SspV2, whole genome shotgun sequence, a single genomic window includes:
- the LOC121771476 gene encoding uncharacterized membrane protein At4g09580-like — translation MDAKCVANGGVKHKAESGSGRFPLTAWEVATASGVVLSFLIGLVGLYLTMPVSDYTFLKLPRSLEDLQILRDNLESYTSDYTIQVLVGYCLVYVFMQTFMIPGTVFMSLLAGALFGLFKGVALVVFTATVGASSCFFLSKLIGRPLVFSLWPDKLTFFQGQVVKRREGLLNYMLFLRVTPTLPNTFINVASPIVDVPYHIFFLATFIGIIPAAFVTVRAGIALGDLQSMGDLYDFQSLATLFLIGIVSVTPTLLGNKRK, via the exons ATGGACGCCAAGTGTGTGGCGAACGGCGGAGTGAAGCACAAGGCGGAATCGGGGTCGGGGAGGTTTCCATTGACGGCGTGGGAGGTGGCGACGGCCAGCGGCGTCGTTTTGAGCTTCCTCATTGGGCTGGTAGGGTTGTATCTCACCATGCCTGTCTCTGATTACACCTTCCTCAAGCTTCCACGCTCTCTGGAAGATCTCCAAATTCTCAG GGATAACCTAGAGAGCTATACAAGTGACTACACCATACAGGTTCTTGTGGGATATTGTCTGGTCTACGTTTTTATGCAGACTTTTATGATACCAGGAACTGTATTCATGTCATTACTTGCTGGAGCCCTTTTCGGGTTGTTCAAAGGTGTAGCTCTTGTTGTGTTCACTGCTACTGTGGGAGCATCTTCCTGCTTCttcttatccaaattaattggCCGACCACTCGTCTTCTCTCTGTGGCCTGACAAATTGACTTTCTTTCAGGGCCAG GTGGTTAAAAGACGTGAAGGGCTGCTAAACTACATGCTGTTCTTAAGGGTGACTCCAACACTGCCAAATACATTCATAAATGTTGCTTCACCAATTGTAGATGTTCCTTACCATATATTCTTCCTGGCGACCTTCATTGGGATCATTCCTGCTGCTTTCGTGACTGTCAGG GCTGGAATAGCTCTTGGCGATTTACAGTCAATGGGTGACCTGTATGACTTCCAGTCTTTGGCCACTCTGTTTCTGATAGGCATCGTTTCTGTCACACCCACATTGCTAGGCAACAAAAGGAAATGA